TCCTTTGTGGGACTTATATTGATTTTGCTTTCTAACTATATAGTTAAGAAAATTGATAGTGAAAATTCTTTGTTTTAGGTGAGGGGGGAAAAGTATGTTATTTAAGAAAAAAGATAGTGTAGATTTTAATGAAAACAACAGATTTGGATCCATATCTAAGAAGTCAAATATAGCAGCAAATATTTTTCTGTCCGTCCTTGGTTTGTTTAGTGTCTTACCGTTTATCTTCGTAGTAATCATATCATTTACAAGCGAAGAAGCTTTGAGAAAAAACGGATATAGCTTTTTTCCAAAAGAAACTAGCCTTGAGGCATACAAGTATGTAATTGGTTCTACCAGCCAGCTGGTTAAATCCTATGGAGTTACTATTTTAGTAACAGTACTTGGTACAATTATAGGATTGCTGTTGATATCAACTTATGCTTATGCAATATCAAGAAGCAGCTTTGCATATAAAAAGTTCTTTACAATGCTGTCCTTTTTACCAATGCTGTTTGGAGGCGGTATGGTATCCTTTTATCTAGTGGTTACTAGAGTTTTACAGCTTAAGAACAGTATTTGGGCATTAGTACTTCCTATGTGTGTAAGCTCCTGGTACATAATTGTGCTTAGGACCTTCTTTAAAACTTCGGTACCGGATGCAGTAATAGAGTCAGGCAAAATAGATGGAGCCAGCGAGCTAAGAATTTTCTTTCAAATAGTTTTGCCGGTATCCTTGCCAGGCATGGCTACTATAGCTTTGTTTTTGACCTTAGGTTATTGGAATGATTGGTTTAATGCAATGTTATTTATAGACAAACCTACTTTAGTGCCTCTGCAATACATGCTTATGAGAATAGAAAACAGTATAGAATTTTTGACACAAAATGCTACTAAGCTCGGAGCTACGCAGGTTGCAGCAGCTGCAAATCTTCCAAAGGAAACTGCAAAGATGGCTATGGTTGTTCTAGCTACAGCACCTATAATTTTTGCATATCCATTTT
The genomic region above belongs to Clostridium swellfunianum and contains:
- a CDS encoding carbohydrate ABC transporter permease, whose translation is MLFKKKDSVDFNENNRFGSISKKSNIAANIFLSVLGLFSVLPFIFVVIISFTSEEALRKNGYSFFPKETSLEAYKYVIGSTSQLVKSYGVTILVTVLGTIIGLLLISTYAYAISRSSFAYKKFFTMLSFLPMLFGGGMVSFYLVVTRVLQLKNSIWALVLPMCVSSWYIIVLRTFFKTSVPDAVIESGKIDGASELRIFFQIVLPVSLPGMATIALFLTLGYWNDWFNAMLFIDKPTLVPLQYMLMRIENSIEFLTQNATKLGATQVAAAANLPKETAKMAMVVLATAPIIFAYPFFQKYFVNGLTIGAVKE